GGTTTTAGAAGAACTCGGTGAACTGATGCATTTGCCCACCAGCAAGATGCAAAAAGACCTCGAACTTTATCGCAGCAATCTTGACAAGATTGTTCAAGCCAAGTCGGTAATGGAGGATATTCTCAAAGCCGATCGCAAGAAGAAAGAAGAACGAGAAAAGCAGCGACAGATGGCCGCCTCTGGCGAACCTGTAGCAGACACCTCCGAAACACCTTAATTTCGGTTGCTGGGATTTGATGCGATCATCGCCCTGTGTCAT
This DNA window, taken from Candidatus Obscuribacterales bacterium, encodes the following:
- a CDS encoding photosystem II biogenesis protein Psp29; amino-acid sequence: VLEELGELMHLPTSKMQKDLELYRSNLDKIVQAKSVMEDILKADRKKKEEREKQRQMAASGEPVADTSETP